The Planococcus halocryophilus nucleotide sequence TACTGAAGATAAAATTATTTCTTTCAACCCTGCTAACAAAGAAGAATTGGTTGGACGAGTTTCTAAATCAAATAAAGAATTAGCTGAAAAAGCAATGCAAGCAGCTGATGAAGCTTTTAAAACGTGGAAAAAAGTAAAACCTGAAGTTCGCGCGGATGTATTACTTAGAGCATCTGCAATTATTCGTCGTCGCAAATACGAATTCTCAGCACTATTGACAAAAGAAGCAGGTAAGCCTTGGAGCGAAGCAGACGCTGATACAGCTGAAGCAATTGATTTCTTGGAATACTATGCGCGCCAAATGCTACGTCTTAAAGACGGTATGCCAGTAGAGAGCCGTCCCGGCGAAGACAACCGTTACGACTATATTCCATTAGGCGTAGGTGTTGTTATCTCACCTTGGAACTTTGCTTTTGCTATTATGGCTGGAACTACAGCAGCAGCAATGGTAGCAGGAAACACGGTTCTATTGAAGCCAGCTTCAACAACTCCAATCGTAGCTTACAAGTTTATTGAAGTTCTTGAAGAAGCGGGCATGCCAGCTGGTGTTGTTAACTTTATTCCTGGACCAGGATCTGAAGTAGGGGACTACTTAGTAGATCACCCGAATACTCGCTTTATCTCATTTACCGGTTCAAAAGAAGTTGGTTTGCGCATTGCAGAACGGTCTTCAAAAGTGAACAAAGGGCAATTGTGGATGAAACGCTTAATCGCTGAAATGGGCGGAAAAAACACTATGGTCGTGGACAAAGATGCCGACCTTGAGCTTGCAGCACAATCAATTGTGAAATCAGCATTTGGTTTTAGTGGACAAAAATGTTCAGCTGGATCTCGTGCGGTAATCGTTGAAGATGTCTACGATACAGTTCTTGACCGTGTTATCGAATTGACAAAAGAATTGACGATTGGCGACCCGACAGAACTTTCAAACTACATGGGGCCAGTTATTGATGGCAACTCATACGACAAAATCATGAGCTACATTGAAATTGGTAAAGAAGAAGGACGCTTAGTTGCTGGTGGAGACGGGGATAACTCTAAAGGATTCTTCGTAAATCCAACTGTCTTTGCTGACCTTGATCCACAAGCACGCATCATGCAAGAAGAAATCTTTGGGCCAGTTGTCGGATTAATGAAAGCTAAAGATTTTGACCATGCACTTGAAATTGCGAACAATACAGAATACGGTTTGACTGGCGCAGTTATCACAAACAATCGCGTGAACCTTGAAAAAGCTCGTGAAGATTTCCATGTTGGTAACTTATACTTCAACCGCGGTTGCACAGGCGCAATCGTTGGATATCAGTCATTCGGTGGATTCAATATGTCTGGAACTGACTCAAAAGCAGGCGGACCAGATTATATCGTTCTTCACATGCAAGCAAAAACTACTTCTGAGATGTATTGATCTATCACTAAATGGTATAATAATTCATTGAAAGGCAGACTAAGGTCTGCCTTTTTTAAAAAGAGGAGGAATTTAAATGACACAAACACAAACAATTATTGAACAAACAGAAAAATTTGGTGCGAATAACTACCATCCACTTCCGATCGTCATTACAGAAGCAGAAGGTGTTTGGGTAAAAGATCCAGAAGGCAATAAATTCATGGACATGTTGTCAGCTTATTCAGCTGTTAACCAAGGTCACCGTCATCCGAAAATTATTCAAGCATTAAAAGATCAAGCAGACCGTGTGACTTTAACATCACGTGCTTTCCACAATGACAAATTAGCTCCTTGGTACCAATTAATTTGCGATATTTCAGGCAAACAAATGGCATTACCGATGAATACGGGTGCTGAAGCAGTTGAGACCGCTTTCAAAGCTGCGCGTCGTTGGGCTTATGATGTAAAAGGCGTTGCTGAAAATCAAGCAGAAGTTATCGCTTGCGAAGGAAACTTCCACGGTCGTACAATGACAGCTGTTTCATTATCGTCAGACCCTGAATATCGTAGAGGCTTTGGACCAATGCTTCCAGGGATTAACTTAATTCCTTTTGGTGATTTAGAAGCATTGAAAAATGCGATCACACCAAACACAGCGGCATTCCTAATCGAACCAATTCAAGGAGAAGCAGGAATCATTATGCCTCCTGAAGGATTCTTAAAAGCAGCAAGAGAACTTTGCCGCGAAAATAACGTACTATTCATTGCAGATGAAATCCAATGTGGACTTGCTCGTACAGGTAAAATGTTTGCTTGCGAATGGGAAGATGTAAACCCGGATATGTACATTTTAGGAAAAGCACTTGGCGGCGGAGTATTCCCGATTTCATGTGTAGTTGCTGATAAAGACATTCTTGGCGTATTCAACCCAGGTTCACACGGTTCAACTTTTGGCGGAAATCCACTTGCTTGTGCAGTATCAGTTGCTTCATTAGAAGTGTTGCTTGATGAAAAATTATCAGAACGCTCTCAAGAACTAGGTGAATATTTCATGGGCAAATTGCGTGAAATCAAACACCCTTCTGTAAAAGAAGTTAGAGGCCGTGGATTGTTCATCGGTATGGAGTTAACAGAAGCAGCAAGACCGTATTGCGAACAATTAAAAGAACTGGGCCTATTGTGCAAAGAAACACACGATACGGTTATCCGTTTTGCTCCACCATTAATCATTACAAAAGAAGAATTGGATTGGGCGATTGAACGCATCCAAAAAGTATTCGCTAATTAATTTCTACATGGCAAATAAATCTTCAAATGTGTTACACTAGTTGCTGAGTAAATACTAAATATAAAGAGGCGAATTAATACAATGGCTGAAAACTTGAACTTGTTGACGTCTACGCAGAATGTTATTAAAACTGCACTAGATAAGCTTGGATACGAAGATGCGATGTACGAGCTTTTAAAAGAACCAATGAGAATGTTAGAAGTACGCATTCCAATCCGTATGGATGATGGCAAAACAAAAGTCTTTACAGGATTCCGTGCACAACACAGTGATGCGGTGGGTCCAACAAAAGGTGGAGTTCGTTTCCACCCAGATGTAAACCGTGAAGAAGTAATTGCGTTATCAATGTGGATGACATTAAAATGTGGAATTGTAGAATTACCTTACGGCGGTGCAAAAGGTGGAATCATTTGTGATCCTCGCGAAATGTCGATGCACGAAATTGAGAAATTGAGTCGTGGATACGTCCGCGCAATTAGTCAATTTGTTGGACCAAACAAAGACATTCCAGCACCAGATGTATTCACCAACTCACAAATCATGGCTTGGATGTACGATGAATACAGCAAAATTGATGAATTCAACTCACCTGGCTTTATTACAGGTAAGCCAATTGTTCTTGGTGGATCTCAAGGTCGCGACAAAGCAACTGCTCAAGGTGTAACCATTTGTATTAATGAAGCAGCAAAAAAACGTGGTTTGGATATGCAAGGTGCACGCGTTGTTATTCAAGGTTTCGGGAATGCAGGAAGTTTCCTTGCGAAATTCCTTCATGACGCTGGTGCAAAAGTAGTTGGAATTTCAGATGCATACGGTGCTCTTCATGATCCGGATGGTTTGGATATCGATTATTTACTAGATCGTCGTGATAGTTTCGGAACAGTTACTACATTGTTTGATAACACCATTACAAATAAAGAATTATTTGAATTGGATTGCGACATTTTAGTACCGGCAGCTATCGCTAATCAAATCACTGAAGAAAATGCCAACAACATTAAAGCTTCTATTGTAGTTGAGGCAGCTAACGGCCCAACAACTGCAGAAGCAACGAAGATGCTAACAAATCGCGGTATTCTTTTGGTGCCTGATGTTCTAGCGAGCTCTGGTGGAGTTACAGTTTCTTACTTCGAGTGGGTACAAAATAACCAAGGTTACTATTGGACACAAGAAGAAGTTGACGAAAAACTCAACAAAAAATTAGTTGATGCATTTGAAAACGTATATAACGTTGCGACTACTCGTAATATCGATATGCGTTTGGCAGCTTATATGGTCGGCGCTCGTAGAACTGCAGAAGCTTCACGCTTCCGTGGATGGGTTTAAGACACAAAGAAAACCGCCTGGATTTTTTTCCGGGCGGTTTTTTGAATTCAATCTTTTGCAATTTGCTTAACGTAACTTCATAATAAAATTTGAATAGAGGAGGATGATTGTATTGAACGCATTTTCATTTTACAACCCAGTAAAACTTATTTTTGGTAAAGGGCAGTTACAAGCTGCTAAAGAAGAGTTGCCGAAATACGGTAAAAAAGTGTTACTTGTATACGGTGGAGGCAGCATTAAAAAGAATGGCCTTTACGATGAAGTTACTCAAATGTTATCCGAAGCGGGACTTGAAGTTTTCGAATTAGCTGGAGTAGAACCAAACCCAAGAATTTCAACTGCTAAAAAAGGCATTGAAATTTGTAAAACAGAAGGTATTGATGTGTTATTAGCAGTAGGTGGCGGTTCAGTTATTGACTGCACAAAACTCATCGCTTGTGGTGCAAAATACGATGGTGATGCATGGGATCTAGTTTCTCGTAAAGCACAGCCTGAAGATGCACTACCTTTTGGAACAGTGTTAACAATTGCTGCAACTGGTTCAGAAATGAATGCAGGATCTGTAATTACAAACGAAGAAACACAAGAAAAATATGGTTGGGGAAGCCCGTTATCATTCCCGAAATTCTCTATCCTAGATCCAACTTACACATTATCTGTGCCGGAAAATCACACGGTATACGGCATTGTGGACATGATGTCTCATATTTTCGAACAATACTTTAATGACGCAACGAGCACGCCAGTTCAAGACCGGATGTGTGAAGGTGTCTTAAAAGCAGTAATCGAAACAGCACCGAAATTGATGGATGATCTTCAAAGCTATGAGCACCGCGAAACAATTATGTTCGCAGGAACAATGGCGTTGAACAAATTCCTTGAAATGGGTTACAGAGGAGACTGGGGTTCGCATAACATTGAACACGCAGTATCTGCAGTTTATGACATTCCACATGCTGGCGGATTGGCAATTCTATTCCCGCAATGGATGCGTCATAACGTAAAAGTAAATCCAGCTCGTTTTGCTCAAATGGCCGTTCGCGTATTTGATGTAAATCCAGAAGGTAAGTCAGAAGAAGATATCGCTTTTGAAGGTATCGATCGCTTGTCAGCGTTCTGGACTTCATTAGGAGCACCAACTCGTTTGGACTACTACGATATCGATGATTCAAAAATCGATTCGATGGTTGAAAAAGCAATGGTCTACGGTGAATTCGGTAACTTTGCAAAACTAAAAGGTGAAGACGTAAAAGAAATTTTGCAAGCTTCATTATAAAAAGAAGGCTCAGCGCTAAGCGCTGAGCCTTTATTAATTTTTATGAAGTTGTTCTGGGCGTTTACTCAAATGTTTCCAATGTGTTTCGCCATCATCTGCATCAAGAGAAACAATGACGTCATCGACACTCGGTTGACTCAAGATAATTTCTGCTAAACGCTCTTGTAACGCGTCAGCTTGTATAATGTTTAAATGTGGATCAACTTCAATTTTAGTTTCTACATGAAGAAATTCTCCTTCTTTCACAACTTCTAACTCGCGAATGTCTCGAACATCTGGATGATCACTTAATAGATGAGCAATGTGATTAACCATTTGTTCATCTGTTTCACCAATTGCTCCACGCGCATTATCCATGAAGACTTTACCGACAACATACAGCATCATTAGACCAATTGCGATAGATGCAGCACCTTCGACTTCTAGGAAGCCGGTGAAATGTGCAATCAATACAGCGATCAATGCTAAAACGCCACCTGCAGTGGCTACTAAATCTTCCAGAAATACTAATTTTGTTGCAGGCTTCGCGCGATTTAAATGCGCAAAGCTAGTTGTAAGAGGTGCCATGACTCCTCCTTCTACACCCGCCTCATGTAAAATTTCTTTTCCTGCTTTATATAGAACAAAAAATTCAAGAAGAATAGCGATAGATAATACCACGACACTTATGATAAATCCTTCCGCTTCTACTGGATCGGTTAATTGATGCCAACCTTCAACGATTGTTTCATAAGCCATAACTCCGACAATAAGTACCGCACCTAAGAGTACGATATTCAATAAGCGCCCAAAGCCATTTGGAAATTTTTTCGTCGGTGCTTTCTTCGACAGAGCCGAACCGATAAAAACAAAATATTGATTGGCTGCATCTCCGATAGAGTGCATCGTTTCAGCAAACATGGCGACGTTCCCTGTAAAAAAGAATGCCACACCTTTCATAATGGCGATAAACGTATTAATGATTGCTGCTGTCAATGACGGCTTGTTGCCTTTTTTCAGTAAACCAAAAAACTCCTTCATATAAATCCTCCTCAATTAAATCAGTTCAATTTCAACTTCCTTTACTTTTTCCATATCCGATAATTCTTGATAAAGATTAATGGTATCTTTGTCATGAGAAACAGACATGCGTATTGCCAACTCATGAAAAGAAAAAGAACTTTCTTTATCTGAGTGGGTAATGGATAAACTTTCAACAATAGATCCTCCAGCTTTTAATTCATCTAACACCTCCCGAATAGCCGAACGTTCAGTAACAACCACTTTAATGTGGGCTTCGACCATTTTCAGCCGGGTTGGTCCGAATTTAAAAAGAAGGGGAGGTAACACTTCTATTGCAAAAAGAACAATCAGTACCGCTGTAACCGCCTCAATATAAAAACCTGCTGCAACAGCAATGCCGATTCCACCGGCCCCCCAAATCATAGCAGCGGTCGTCAAACCTGAAATCGAATCGTTCCCGCGCTTCAAAATGACGCCGGCTCCTAAAAACCCGATGCCGGAAACAATCTGTGAGGCTAAACGAAGAGGGTCCATTGTAATATTAACATTATCATATTCACTGCCTTGTGCAATATAGGCAGATTCAATTGAGATAATGGTTATTAAACAACTAAACGTAGAGATAACGATACTCGTTTTTAACCCAACAGGTTTTCGTTTCAGTTCTCTTTCTAATCCAATTACTAAACTTAGTAGAGCTGCTATAAGAAGTTTAAAGAAAGTTTCTAATGAAGAAACTTCTAATGCGCTGAAAAATTCCATGAGGAAAACCTCCAATTCTATTATCTCATATTGATTCTGAATATAGAAAGTGGCACACTTATTTAGTAGTTGTCGGTTAAGAAAAATTAGAAGAAGAGGTGTGGACATGGAAAGACCGGCTATTCATCCATATATACCTATCATGATAGGAGTTTTCTCGGTAGCGTTATCAGCAATTTTTGTGAAGATGACAGTTGCGGATTCTGGAGTAACAGCTTTTTATCGTATGTTATTCTCCGTATTGATCATGAGTCCAGTCTTCTTACTAAAATATACCCACGAAATCAAAAAGTTAAGCAAAAGAGATTGGGGCTTTGCATCGGTAGCTGGTGTATTTTTAGCGTTTCACTTCATTTTGTGGTTTGAGTCGCTTAATTATACTTCGGTAGCCAGTTCAACTGTGCTTGTGACCTTGCAACCGTTATTCGCTTTTGCAGGCACGTATTTCTTTTTTAAAGAGAAACTCTCTATTAAAACACTTGTCTCTGGAGCAATTGCAATATTAGGTAGCGTATTAATTGGCTATGGTGATTTCAAAGTAAGTGGAAATGCTCTTTATGGAGATTTATTAGCTTTAATAGCTTGTGCGTTAATTACAGCTTATTTGTTATTT carries:
- the pruA gene encoding L-glutamate gamma-semialdehyde dehydrogenase, whose amino-acid sequence is MIPYKHEPFTDFSVDKNRTDYLEGLKTVEAYLGQDYPLIIGGERITTEDKIISFNPANKEELVGRVSKSNKELAEKAMQAADEAFKTWKKVKPEVRADVLLRASAIIRRRKYEFSALLTKEAGKPWSEADADTAEAIDFLEYYARQMLRLKDGMPVESRPGEDNRYDYIPLGVGVVISPWNFAFAIMAGTTAAAMVAGNTVLLKPASTTPIVAYKFIEVLEEAGMPAGVVNFIPGPGSEVGDYLVDHPNTRFISFTGSKEVGLRIAERSSKVNKGQLWMKRLIAEMGGKNTMVVDKDADLELAAQSIVKSAFGFSGQKCSAGSRAVIVEDVYDTVLDRVIELTKELTIGDPTELSNYMGPVIDGNSYDKIMSYIEIGKEEGRLVAGGDGDNSKGFFVNPTVFADLDPQARIMQEEIFGPVVGLMKAKDFDHALEIANNTEYGLTGAVITNNRVNLEKAREDFHVGNLYFNRGCTGAIVGYQSFGGFNMSGTDSKAGGPDYIVLHMQAKTTSEMY
- a CDS encoding ornithine--oxo-acid transaminase, whose amino-acid sequence is MTQTQTIIEQTEKFGANNYHPLPIVITEAEGVWVKDPEGNKFMDMLSAYSAVNQGHRHPKIIQALKDQADRVTLTSRAFHNDKLAPWYQLICDISGKQMALPMNTGAEAVETAFKAARRWAYDVKGVAENQAEVIACEGNFHGRTMTAVSLSSDPEYRRGFGPMLPGINLIPFGDLEALKNAITPNTAAFLIEPIQGEAGIIMPPEGFLKAARELCRENNVLFIADEIQCGLARTGKMFACEWEDVNPDMYILGKALGGGVFPISCVVADKDILGVFNPGSHGSTFGGNPLACAVSVASLEVLLDEKLSERSQELGEYFMGKLREIKHPSVKEVRGRGLFIGMELTEAARPYCEQLKELGLLCKETHDTVIRFAPPLIITKEELDWAIERIQKVFAN
- a CDS encoding Glu/Leu/Phe/Val family dehydrogenase, translated to MAENLNLLTSTQNVIKTALDKLGYEDAMYELLKEPMRMLEVRIPIRMDDGKTKVFTGFRAQHSDAVGPTKGGVRFHPDVNREEVIALSMWMTLKCGIVELPYGGAKGGIICDPREMSMHEIEKLSRGYVRAISQFVGPNKDIPAPDVFTNSQIMAWMYDEYSKIDEFNSPGFITGKPIVLGGSQGRDKATAQGVTICINEAAKKRGLDMQGARVVIQGFGNAGSFLAKFLHDAGAKVVGISDAYGALHDPDGLDIDYLLDRRDSFGTVTTLFDNTITNKELFELDCDILVPAAIANQITEENANNIKASIVVEAANGPTTAEATKMLTNRGILLVPDVLASSGGVTVSYFEWVQNNQGYYWTQEEVDEKLNKKLVDAFENVYNVATTRNIDMRLAAYMVGARRTAEASRFRGWV
- a CDS encoding iron-containing alcohol dehydrogenase; the encoded protein is MNAFSFYNPVKLIFGKGQLQAAKEELPKYGKKVLLVYGGGSIKKNGLYDEVTQMLSEAGLEVFELAGVEPNPRISTAKKGIEICKTEGIDVLLAVGGGSVIDCTKLIACGAKYDGDAWDLVSRKAQPEDALPFGTVLTIAATGSEMNAGSVITNEETQEKYGWGSPLSFPKFSILDPTYTLSVPENHTVYGIVDMMSHIFEQYFNDATSTPVQDRMCEGVLKAVIETAPKLMDDLQSYEHRETIMFAGTMALNKFLEMGYRGDWGSHNIEHAVSAVYDIPHAGGLAILFPQWMRHNVKVNPARFAQMAVRVFDVNPEGKSEEDIAFEGIDRLSAFWTSLGAPTRLDYYDIDDSKIDSMVEKAMVYGEFGNFAKLKGEDVKEILQASL
- a CDS encoding cation diffusion facilitator family transporter; translated protein: MKEFFGLLKKGNKPSLTAAIINTFIAIMKGVAFFFTGNVAMFAETMHSIGDAANQYFVFIGSALSKKAPTKKFPNGFGRLLNIVLLGAVLIVGVMAYETIVEGWHQLTDPVEAEGFIISVVVLSIAILLEFFVLYKAGKEILHEAGVEGGVMAPLTTSFAHLNRAKPATKLVFLEDLVATAGGVLALIAVLIAHFTGFLEVEGAASIAIGLMMLYVVGKVFMDNARGAIGETDEQMVNHIAHLLSDHPDVRDIRELEVVKEGEFLHVETKIEVDPHLNIIQADALQERLAEIILSQPSVDDVIVSLDADDGETHWKHLSKRPEQLHKN
- a CDS encoding MgtC/SapB family protein; this encodes MEFFSALEVSSLETFFKLLIAALLSLVIGLERELKRKPVGLKTSIVISTFSCLITIISIESAYIAQGSEYDNVNITMDPLRLASQIVSGIGFLGAGVILKRGNDSISGLTTAAMIWGAGGIGIAVAAGFYIEAVTAVLIVLFAIEVLPPLLFKFGPTRLKMVEAHIKVVVTERSAIREVLDELKAGGSIVESLSITHSDKESSFSFHELAIRMSVSHDKDTINLYQELSDMEKVKEVEIELI
- a CDS encoding DMT family transporter; the encoded protein is MERPAIHPYIPIMIGVFSVALSAIFVKMTVADSGVTAFYRMLFSVLIMSPVFLLKYTHEIKKLSKRDWGFASVAGVFLAFHFILWFESLNYTSVASSTVLVTLQPLFAFAGTYFFFKEKLSIKTLVSGAIAILGSVLIGYGDFKVSGNALYGDLLALIACALITAYLLFGQDVRKRLSLVTYTFVVYSISTITLFFYIVLKGESFGPYPASEWMWFLLLAIIPNLLGHTLFNWALKWVSTNVISIAILFEPIGAAILAYFILGEYLTVSQIVGGSVVLAGIMLFVTDYRKIKKYFFKINA